A window of the Nitrospirota bacterium genome harbors these coding sequences:
- a CDS encoding methyltransferase domain-containing protein, which yields MRLPYLDLADAPVGQTVESDYHIVHRKRDGTMVVPRAAEDGARLLYIEDVAFELLTTICGGSLERMTVLDVACHAGHFSLAARRRGAQNVLGTDARIEGLEFARSLAADQQLSGIDFKQMDVFDISPASVGEFDITLCLGLIYHLDNPVGALRNIRSVTRKVCVIETQAFDGGVATVEKSFGYAPLAAKQLAPMMVRYEPDTHSRLTHVAGVTIVPSREAVAMMAYAAGFSVVLEVHPRADHFYETARPHRALFVAFPGEHASGAFRDRLDSAMHLASVISSRQKLPEDWTPIYKIASYWEQLGRLQESEELFRAIVAAAPLRQLVSGAWYHMGCIRLSQSDPEGAREFFEHCLKVEPNHKKASEGFGRLSAKHR from the coding sequence ATGAGACTACCCTACCTGGACTTAGCCGACGCCCCTGTCGGTCAAACGGTTGAAAGCGATTATCACATCGTTCATCGCAAGCGTGACGGCACCATGGTCGTGCCTCGCGCCGCGGAAGACGGGGCCCGCCTGCTCTATATCGAGGACGTCGCCTTCGAGCTCCTCACCACGATCTGTGGGGGATCCCTTGAGAGGATGACGGTCCTTGACGTGGCGTGCCATGCCGGCCATTTCTCCCTTGCGGCCCGCAGGCGCGGGGCCCAGAACGTGCTGGGGACAGATGCTCGCATCGAAGGCCTCGAATTTGCGCGATCGCTGGCGGCCGATCAGCAACTTTCCGGCATCGATTTCAAACAGATGGACGTGTTCGATATTTCGCCGGCCTCGGTAGGCGAGTTCGACATCACCCTGTGCCTGGGCTTGATCTACCATCTGGACAATCCCGTTGGAGCGCTCCGCAACATCCGCTCGGTCACCCGAAAAGTATGCGTCATCGAGACCCAGGCTTTCGACGGCGGCGTCGCCACCGTCGAGAAATCATTCGGATACGCCCCGCTTGCGGCGAAGCAGTTGGCTCCCATGATGGTCCGCTATGAACCCGACACCCATTCCCGGCTTACCCACGTCGCTGGCGTGACGATCGTTCCTTCCAGGGAAGCCGTGGCCATGATGGCCTACGCCGCCGGTTTTTCGGTCGTACTGGAGGTCCATCCTCGGGCCGATCACTTCTACGAAACCGCAAGGCCTCACAGGGCTCTGTTCGTGGCGTTCCCAGGAGAGCATGCATCGGGGGCCTTTCGCGACCGACTGGATTCCGCCATGCATCTTGCGTCCGTGATCTCTTCACGGCAGAAGCTACCTGAAGATTGGACTCCCATCTACAAGATTGCGTCTTACTGGGAACAGTTGGGCAGGCTCCAAGAGAGCGAAGAACTGTTCCGGGCCATCGTTGCCGCCGCACCGCTCCGCCAACTCGTGTCCGGCGCCTGGTATCACATGGGATGCATACGGCTTTCTCAGTCGGATCCTGAAGGAGCAAGGGAATTCTTCGAGCACTGCCTCAAAGTAGAACCCAATCACAAGAAGGCGTCTGAAGGATTTGGCCGACTAAGCGCGAAACACCGTTGA
- a CDS encoding cobalamin B12-binding domain-containing protein — protein MAKVLFINPIVRAEDVPRHVPYGMALLAALAMRNGHQVQVYDANAWRLGDEVLRQVLEADGWDVVATGGITTTYGYVRKIGRLSKEFAPRALRVLGGGILTAMPREIMRLLPEFDLGVVGEAFQTFPELLSRLGGGQPDPSGIDGLIYRSGDGRLAMTRPRDLLRDLDTLPFPAYDLFPLEEVYFRNSQALFSEEGMMARRRLDINASYGCSLVCKFCFHLGLSGDMKYVINQEGERDVSFDLPGSYTRDIRYHSPRYVVNLARHLRERYQVDFIGFLDENLMTMDQTSGRTWLSAICDLWIGEGLQPKCVREGVRHGADCEGMHWSGTSHATLCTPEILRKMRQSGCSHLVYGYESFSKRILKTLGKGATPETNIRSFHWTIDAGIRPIPNQMMGFPTEDFDSLMDNVKAWEELGLVVKPFFATPYPGSEWYAVYKDRILEQYGGDLEAFLLDLGDATKISAVISERFSALELYGLRELMVRFDFKRLAEVEQRGNDRRSGRGNGVAETGHDRPPASAFPSPPPLPADKPAA, from the coding sequence ATGGCCAAAGTCTTGTTCATCAATCCTATCGTGCGGGCGGAAGACGTTCCGCGCCACGTTCCGTACGGCATGGCCCTTCTGGCGGCCCTGGCGATGCGGAACGGCCACCAGGTCCAGGTGTACGACGCCAACGCTTGGCGTCTGGGCGACGAGGTATTGAGGCAGGTCCTGGAGGCGGATGGTTGGGACGTGGTGGCGACCGGGGGGATCACGACGACCTATGGCTACGTCAGGAAGATCGGCCGGCTATCCAAAGAATTCGCCCCACGCGCTCTAAGGGTGCTCGGCGGGGGGATCCTGACGGCGATGCCGAGGGAAATCATGCGGCTCCTGCCTGAATTCGACCTGGGCGTAGTGGGGGAAGCCTTTCAGACCTTTCCGGAGTTGCTCTCCCGGCTTGGCGGCGGCCAACCCGATCCTTCCGGGATTGACGGCCTGATCTATCGTTCCGGCGATGGACGTCTGGCCATGACGCGTCCGAGAGATCTCCTCAGGGACCTGGATACTCTTCCCTTTCCGGCCTACGATCTCTTTCCCCTCGAAGAGGTTTATTTTCGCAACAGCCAAGCCCTGTTCTCGGAAGAAGGAATGATGGCCCGGCGGCGATTGGACATCAACGCCTCCTACGGATGCTCGTTGGTGTGCAAATTCTGTTTTCATCTGGGGCTCAGCGGGGACATGAAGTACGTGATCAATCAGGAGGGAGAGCGGGACGTGAGTTTTGACCTGCCGGGTTCCTACACGCGTGACATTCGGTATCACAGCCCGCGCTATGTTGTGAACCTGGCCCGGCACCTTCGGGAACGATACCAAGTCGATTTTATCGGGTTTCTTGATGAGAACTTGATGACGATGGATCAGACATCCGGGAGGACCTGGCTGAGCGCGATTTGCGACTTGTGGATCGGCGAAGGGCTGCAACCGAAATGCGTCCGGGAGGGCGTCAGGCACGGCGCCGATTGCGAGGGGATGCACTGGAGCGGAACAAGCCACGCGACGCTCTGCACCCCGGAGATCTTGAGGAAAATGCGGCAGTCGGGTTGCTCCCATCTGGTCTATGGATATGAGTCTTTCTCAAAGAGAATACTCAAGACGCTCGGTAAAGGAGCGACTCCCGAGACAAACATCCGTTCGTTCCACTGGACCATCGATGCGGGTATCCGGCCCATTCCCAATCAAATGATGGGTTTTCCGACGGAGGATTTCGATTCGTTGATGGACAACGTGAAGGCCTGGGAGGAGCTGGGCCTCGTGGTCAAGCCATTCTTCGCCACCCCTTATCCGGGCTCGGAGTGGTACGCCGTCTACAAGGATCGAATCCTGGAGCAGTACGGAGGCGACTTGGAGGCATTCCTTTTGGATTTGGGCGACGCGACAAAGATCTCGGCGGTCATTTCGGAACGGTTCAGCGCCCTCGAACTCTACGGGCTTCGGGAACTGATGGTGAGGTTCGATTTCAAGAGATTGGCCGAAGTCGAGCAGAGAGGAAACGATCGGCGCTCCGGGAGGGGAAATGGGGTTGCCGAAACCGGCCATGATCGTCCTCCCGCGTCCGCTTTCCCCTCCCCACCGCCGCTGCCGGCGGACAAACCGGCCGCTTGA
- a CDS encoding 3-deoxy-manno-octulosonate cytidylyltransferase, which yields MEMIRIAAVIPARMASGRFPGKPLLEIRGLPMVEHVRRRAVLSGGFSEVVVATCDERIREAIEPLGAKVAMTSASHVAASDRVAEAAERLSCTHVVNIQGDEPLVLPEDLLRMTAAIRERPDIQAWNAVAKIDEKKELADRTVVKCVVSRKGRVLYCSRDFSGLPLRNGAFDPVRKILGILGYHRNFLGRFTRMERTPLECLESIDQSRVVEHDEPLWGVEFSRGFPSINIPEDAQLVESCLSGQIRQGEVLRQVMSLGYA from the coding sequence ATGGAGATGATTCGCATTGCCGCCGTCATTCCTGCGAGGATGGCCTCCGGTCGTTTTCCCGGAAAACCCCTCCTGGAGATTCGGGGATTGCCCATGGTGGAGCATGTGCGTCGGCGGGCGGTCCTGAGCGGCGGCTTCAGCGAGGTGGTTGTGGCGACGTGCGACGAGCGGATCCGGGAAGCGATCGAGCCGCTCGGCGCCAAGGTCGCCATGACGTCCGCGTCGCACGTGGCGGCCTCGGACCGAGTGGCGGAAGCCGCGGAGCGGCTGAGTTGCACCCACGTCGTCAACATCCAGGGCGATGAGCCGCTGGTCCTGCCCGAGGACCTGCTTCGGATGACCGCGGCCATTCGCGAAAGGCCGGACATCCAGGCTTGGAACGCCGTGGCCAAGATCGATGAGAAAAAGGAGTTGGCCGACCGGACGGTGGTCAAATGCGTAGTCTCCCGAAAAGGCCGTGTCCTGTATTGCTCTCGAGATTTCTCGGGCCTCCCTCTCAGGAACGGCGCCTTCGATCCGGTCAGGAAAATCCTGGGAATCCTGGGTTACCATCGAAACTTCCTGGGACGATTCACCCGGATGGAGCGCACCCCTCTTGAATGCTTGGAATCCATCGATCAGTCGCGGGTGGTCGAGCATGACGAGCCTCTGTGGGGGGTCGAGTTCTCGCGCGGTTTTCCATCGATCAACATTCCAGAGGACGCGCAGCTTGTCGAGAGCTGCCTGAGTGGGCAGATCCGGCAGGGCGAGGTTCTGCGGCAGGTCATGTCTCTTGGATACGCCTGA
- a CDS encoding SDR family oxidoreductase, whose protein sequence is MRTIGQLADLRGRIALVTGGAGRIGRVVCGTLLEMGASLGVLDANKAGTLKLLEELPSSKGRTVVPLVCDLSNEKATRGAVRSAVRRLGGLDIVVHCAAWVGTTRSKGWAVPFRNQTVSAWDAAMRVNMTAPFVMVQEAKEALARSGHASVIFLASTYGLVGPDPRLYRSTSLANPAAYGASKGGLLQLTRYLATVLAPRIRVNAISPGGLEREGLGKFKRRYVDRTPLARMATDEDIKGALAFLASDLSGYVTGHNLVVDGGWTTW, encoded by the coding sequence ATGCGCACAATCGGGCAACTAGCGGACCTTCGTGGACGGATCGCGCTGGTCACGGGTGGGGCCGGGAGGATCGGACGGGTCGTCTGTGGAACCTTGCTGGAGATGGGGGCCAGTCTGGGCGTGTTGGACGCGAACAAAGCGGGCACTCTGAAACTTCTTGAAGAATTACCCTCTTCAAAGGGCCGCACCGTGGTTCCCCTGGTCTGCGACCTGAGCAACGAAAAGGCAACGAGAGGCGCGGTCAGATCCGCGGTCCGCCGACTCGGCGGGCTGGACATCGTTGTCCACTGCGCGGCCTGGGTGGGCACGACCCGATCCAAGGGCTGGGCGGTTCCGTTCAGAAATCAGACCGTGAGCGCCTGGGACGCGGCCATGCGGGTCAACATGACCGCTCCATTCGTCATGGTCCAGGAGGCAAAAGAGGCCTTGGCGCGGTCGGGCCATGCCTCCGTGATTTTCCTTGCCTCAACGTATGGTCTGGTCGGCCCCGATCCACGGCTGTACCGGAGTACGTCGCTCGCCAACCCCGCGGCGTACGGGGCATCCAAAGGGGGACTCCTCCAACTGACTCGGTATCTCGCAACCGTTCTGGCGCCGCGAATCCGGGTCAATGCCATCAGTCCGGGGGGACTGGAGCGGGAGGGCTTGGGAAAGTTCAAGCGGCGCTATGTCGACCGTACTCCTTTGGCGCGAATGGCGACGGACGAAGACATAAAAGGCGCCTTGGCCTTCTTGGCCAGCGATCTGTCCGGGTATGTAACGGGCCACAACTTGGTTGTGGACGGAGGCTGGACCACGTGGTGA
- a CDS encoding SDR family oxidoreductase encodes MNLEDLFALRGKVAVVAGGHGHLGSALTEAMRGAGMEVVVLDVAGAGSKDARCLPCDVTSKNDLGRCRDEILRRFGRVDVLLNAAGTNAPTSFMEISAAEIERIMGVNLVGPLYACQVFGETMIRQRGGSIINFSSVSSGPPLSKAFVYSAAKAAITNLTQNLAREWAPYDVRVNALRPGFFPTPWSMEHFIDDDRKARILGHTPMGRFGRPEELVGAVLWLSSAAARFVTGAVISVDGGFTAMTL; translated from the coding sequence GTGAATCTGGAGGATCTCTTCGCTCTGAGGGGCAAGGTGGCCGTGGTGGCCGGGGGGCACGGGCACCTGGGTTCCGCTCTCACCGAGGCCATGCGGGGGGCGGGGATGGAAGTCGTGGTCCTTGACGTTGCGGGAGCGGGGTCGAAGGATGCCCGGTGCCTGCCGTGTGACGTGACCTCCAAGAACGATCTCGGTCGGTGTCGCGATGAAATCCTTCGGCGGTTTGGACGGGTGGATGTCCTCCTCAATGCCGCCGGGACGAATGCTCCGACCTCGTTCATGGAGATCTCAGCGGCGGAGATCGAGAGGATCATGGGGGTCAATCTTGTGGGACCGCTCTACGCGTGCCAGGTGTTTGGAGAGACGATGATCCGGCAACGCGGCGGCTCCATCATTAATTTCAGTTCCGTCTCGTCCGGCCCTCCTCTGTCGAAGGCGTTTGTCTATTCAGCGGCGAAGGCGGCGATTACCAATCTGACGCAGAATCTCGCCCGAGAATGGGCGCCGTACGACGTCCGGGTCAACGCCCTGAGGCCGGGTTTCTTTCCCACACCATGGAGCATGGAGCATTTCATCGACGACGACCGAAAAGCCAGGATCCTGGGTCACACGCCCATGGGACGGTTCGGCCGGCCCGAGGAGTTGGTGGGCGCCGTCCTTTGGCTGTCCTCCGCTGCGGCTCGATTCGTCACGGGAGCGGTCATCTCGGTCGATGGCGGTTTCACGGCGATGACCCTATGA
- a CDS encoding SDR family oxidoreductase, producing the protein MKAGSGGIAAVTGGTRGIGRAIADVFLAEGYRVGVCSRSSRPDPLPDGMVHVQADVRHRGEVGGFVSEIVRRWGGVDVWVNCAGRSRWRSLGDLDPEFVAGIFETNVYGTLWGCAEVSNFIRPGGSIVNVSSLAGKRGSANNSVYCASKFAVNGLTQALAKELGPRGIRVNAVCPVYIETEHLLGALEEPASPAAGSSVKAYLAAFAGEQTALGRLPIAEEVARLVHFLVSPAASAITGQCINVDCGAFPQ; encoded by the coding sequence ATGAAGGCGGGTTCCGGAGGGATCGCGGCCGTAACGGGCGGCACGCGCGGCATCGGAAGGGCCATCGCCGACGTTTTCCTGGCCGAAGGGTACCGTGTGGGAGTCTGCTCGCGATCGTCAAGGCCGGACCCTCTCCCCGACGGCATGGTGCATGTTCAGGCGGACGTGCGACATAGAGGGGAAGTGGGGGGCTTCGTGTCCGAAATCGTCAGGCGGTGGGGGGGAGTGGATGTGTGGGTCAATTGCGCCGGGAGATCGCGATGGCGGAGTCTGGGTGACCTGGATCCGGAATTTGTGGCGGGGATCTTTGAGACGAATGTTTATGGAACCTTGTGGGGGTGCGCCGAGGTGTCGAACTTCATCCGCCCGGGAGGATCCATTGTAAACGTTTCCAGCCTGGCGGGGAAGAGGGGGAGTGCGAACAACAGCGTTTACTGCGCGAGCAAGTTCGCGGTGAACGGCCTTACGCAGGCATTGGCCAAGGAGCTGGGACCTCGCGGAATACGGGTCAATGCGGTGTGCCCCGTCTACATCGAGACCGAGCATCTTCTCGGGGCACTGGAGGAGCCCGCGTCCCCGGCCGCGGGGTCGTCCGTGAAAGCCTACCTGGCGGCTTTTGCCGGGGAGCAAACCGCCTTGGGAAGGCTTCCGATCGCCGAAGAGGTGGCGCGACTCGTGCATTTTCTGGTGAGTCCCGCGGCGTCCGCCATCACCGGACAATGCATCAATGTAGACTGCGGCGCGTTTCCGCAATAA
- a CDS encoding acylneuraminate cytidylyltransferase family protein, which produces MSPGRLLALIPARGGSKGLPGKNIRPLAGVPLIGHSVLFGRSCPEVERLVVSTDSPAIAEVARQFGADVPFIRPAALAQDDTPMWEVVHHALATVEGQEGSPYEFVLLLDPTSPGRLPEDVSGALTKLKAAPDADGILAVSKPDFNPIWVCVVERKGRLANLFGDAARYTRRQDVPPVYRINGSLYLWRAGFVRRQTDSWRSSRNTLLYETPEQRAMSIDSLPEFERAEALVKGGLISFPWMRRVPRATLRVPGRVDAADPTKEVAIR; this is translated from the coding sequence GTGAGCCCGGGCAGACTTCTCGCCCTTATCCCCGCGCGCGGGGGATCCAAAGGGTTGCCGGGGAAAAACATAAGGCCCCTCGCCGGGGTGCCGCTCATCGGCCATTCCGTGCTCTTCGGCCGGTCTTGTCCCGAGGTCGAGCGGCTGGTCGTTTCGACCGACTCGCCTGCCATCGCCGAGGTGGCCCGGCAATTCGGCGCCGATGTGCCCTTCATCCGTCCGGCCGCCTTGGCCCAAGACGATACTCCCATGTGGGAAGTGGTCCACCATGCCTTGGCGACGGTCGAGGGGCAGGAAGGCTCCCCGTACGAGTTTGTGCTTCTCCTGGATCCCACATCCCCAGGCCGGCTTCCTGAAGACGTGTCCGGCGCCTTGACCAAGCTCAAGGCCGCTCCTGACGCGGACGGAATCCTTGCCGTGTCCAAGCCCGACTTCAACCCGATCTGGGTGTGCGTGGTGGAGAGGAAGGGGCGCCTCGCGAACCTTTTTGGCGATGCGGCCCGTTACACGCGTCGTCAGGACGTCCCGCCGGTATACCGGATCAACGGGTCGCTCTACTTGTGGCGGGCGGGATTCGTTCGGCGGCAGACGGACTCCTGGCGGAGCAGCCGGAATACGCTTCTCTATGAAACGCCTGAGCAGAGGGCAATGTCGATCGACTCCCTTCCTGAATTCGAGAGGGCCGAGGCTCTTGTGAAGGGAGGCCTGATTTCGTTTCCCTGGATGAGAAGGGTCCCGCGCGCGACTCTGAGAGTGCCTGGGCGCGTCGACGCCGCCGATCCCACGAAGGAGGTTGCAATCAGATGA
- a CDS encoding transaldolase: protein MTRLTGLFLDTGKLEEIEKYHRLGIIRGVTTNPTILLRDGIGGGWEGMQTHCREMARLVDPLPVSFEVTAGDPAEMREQARLMAGWGKNAVVKIPIHGPNGGTEYLKLAHELESKGNIRVNVTAMLSAQQCLLAAMAGATYVSIFGGRVNNMGYDSRTEIRRTRSLLDAFGNGAKIIAGSTREALNVIEWFEAGADIVTVVPSLVETILVHPYSKETVRQFLEDGTRLQKK from the coding sequence ATGACGCGGCTCACGGGCCTTTTTCTCGATACCGGCAAACTGGAGGAAATTGAGAAGTACCATCGACTGGGAATCATCCGCGGAGTGACGACGAATCCCACGATCCTTCTGAGAGATGGAATCGGGGGCGGTTGGGAAGGCATGCAAACGCACTGCCGGGAGATGGCCCGCCTTGTGGACCCCTTGCCGGTTTCCTTCGAGGTGACGGCGGGAGACCCCGCCGAAATGCGGGAGCAGGCCCGCCTCATGGCGGGATGGGGCAAGAATGCGGTCGTGAAAATTCCCATCCACGGACCCAACGGGGGAACGGAATACCTGAAACTGGCGCACGAGCTGGAATCGAAAGGAAACATTCGTGTGAATGTGACGGCCATGTTGAGCGCGCAACAGTGCCTGCTCGCCGCGATGGCCGGGGCAACGTATGTTTCGATCTTCGGCGGGCGGGTCAACAACATGGGATATGATTCCCGGACGGAGATCCGGCGGACGAGGAGTCTGCTCGATGCCTTCGGGAACGGGGCGAAAATTATCGCCGGGTCCACGCGGGAGGCGTTGAACGTGATCGAGTGGTTTGAGGCCGGCGCGGACATCGTCACGGTGGTCCCCTCGCTGGTGGAAACGATCCTGGTGCATCCCTACAGCAAAGAGACGGTCCGGCAATTCCTGGAAGACGGAACCCGACTTCAAAAGAAGTGA
- a CDS encoding Gfo/Idh/MocA family oxidoreductase encodes MRTQEPGGVDGTASPVRVAVRGTGTIGLRHLEVIRRMGEAVPVAVPRRKERRTELLALGLETASDLQEAAREGAKIAVIATDTGCHYEDGWTALETGMDVLIEKPLAEDAPRSEALRRRAVNLGRSLFIGNTLRFCDSLNAFRRILPRIGDLHSVRIECQSYLPDWRPARPYRSTYSAREGEGGVLRDLIHEIDYAGWLYGWPAHIQAKLKKGKQLGIESEESADLLWEAPGGWMVSLTLDYVTRPWRRMMRAHGSEGTIEWDGLTGTTAVSRVGEDRHVTTFPQAKEDMLLAQDRAFVNGGKDPGASAQLATANEGVKALAVCDAARRSSRTGREERIEYP; translated from the coding sequence ATGCGCACCCAAGAGCCTGGCGGCGTAGACGGGACGGCCTCCCCCGTGAGGGTGGCTGTTCGCGGAACGGGCACCATCGGGCTGCGGCATTTGGAAGTGATCCGACGGATGGGCGAGGCCGTTCCCGTTGCGGTGCCGCGGAGGAAGGAAAGACGGACGGAGCTTCTGGCCCTTGGCCTGGAAACGGCTTCGGATCTTCAGGAGGCCGCCCGCGAGGGCGCGAAGATCGCCGTCATTGCAACGGATACAGGCTGTCACTATGAGGACGGCTGGACGGCCTTGGAGACCGGGATGGATGTGCTCATCGAGAAGCCCCTTGCGGAAGACGCTCCTCGGTCCGAGGCACTCAGGAGGAGGGCCGTGAATTTGGGCCGAAGTCTCTTCATCGGGAACACCTTGCGATTTTGTGATTCCCTGAACGCGTTCCGGCGAATCCTCCCTCGAATCGGGGATTTGCACAGCGTACGGATTGAATGCCAGTCCTATCTTCCGGATTGGAGGCCGGCGCGGCCTTATCGGTCAACCTACTCGGCACGTGAAGGGGAAGGCGGTGTGTTGAGGGATCTGATCCACGAAATCGACTACGCGGGATGGCTGTACGGATGGCCCGCGCACATTCAGGCGAAGTTGAAGAAAGGGAAGCAGTTGGGCATAGAGTCTGAAGAGTCGGCCGACCTCCTTTGGGAGGCTCCGGGAGGCTGGATGGTCTCGCTCACGCTGGACTATGTCACCCGACCGTGGAGGCGCATGATGCGCGCCCACGGCTCCGAGGGCACGATCGAGTGGGACGGTCTCACGGGTACGACCGCGGTTTCCCGAGTTGGGGAAGACCGGCACGTGACGACTTTCCCGCAGGCCAAGGAGGACATGCTCCTGGCACAAGACCGGGCTTTCGTGAACGGCGGCAAGGACCCTGGGGCCTCGGCGCAACTGGCGACGGCGAACGAAGGGGTGAAGGCCCTGGCCGTTTGCGACGCGGCGCGACGTTCCTCCCGTACCGGGCGGGAGGAAAGGATTGAGTACCCGTGA
- a CDS encoding 4-hydroxy-2-oxovalerate aldolase, giving the protein MSLAHPSIAETFGLAGFDFLGIDLEHSTIGQEQAQRIIAAAHAAGVPCLPRISSHNSEQAKRLLDSGAAGLIVPQVSTREQVERLVEWCKYPPVGKRSYGVARAQGYGFRFEEYVRNWNARSSIIIQIESIEGVDAADELLACPEVDGVMVGPYDLSGSLGIPGQLEDRRVVQACTRVIQACRRRGKACGTQLVSPSRAGVGRVLKMGYTFAVLASDVFVLWKWSERMRALICACRGKGAVVHVKKGRASAGRSAEGGPFPARP; this is encoded by the coding sequence ATGTCGCTCGCCCATCCCTCGATCGCGGAAACCTTCGGCCTGGCGGGTTTCGATTTCCTCGGCATTGACCTTGAGCACAGTACGATCGGTCAGGAACAGGCGCAACGAATCATCGCGGCAGCCCACGCGGCGGGGGTGCCCTGTCTTCCTCGAATCTCCTCCCATAACTCGGAGCAAGCCAAGCGGCTGCTGGACTCCGGAGCCGCCGGACTCATCGTGCCGCAAGTCTCGACTCGGGAGCAGGTGGAACGCCTGGTCGAGTGGTGCAAGTACCCGCCGGTGGGAAAACGGAGCTACGGCGTAGCGCGCGCCCAAGGTTACGGGTTCCGTTTCGAAGAGTACGTTAGGAACTGGAACGCGCGTTCGTCGATCATCATTCAGATTGAGTCCATCGAGGGAGTGGACGCCGCGGATGAGCTTCTGGCCTGCCCCGAGGTGGACGGCGTGATGGTGGGACCCTACGACCTGTCCGGATCCCTGGGGATCCCCGGGCAATTGGAGGACCGGCGAGTCGTCCAGGCGTGCACCCGGGTCATTCAGGCGTGCCGACGACGGGGAAAAGCGTGCGGCACGCAATTGGTGTCGCCCTCCCGTGCGGGCGTGGGACGGGTGCTCAAGATGGGATACACCTTTGCGGTCCTAGCGTCCGACGTTTTTGTGCTCTGGAAATGGAGCGAGCGGATGCGGGCTCTCATTTGCGCGTGCCGAGGCAAAGGGGCCGTCGTTCACGTGAAGAAGGGACGGGCTTCGGCCGGGCGGTCTGCCGAAGGCGGTCCCTTTCCCGCGCGTCCGTGA
- a CDS encoding SIS domain-containing protein: MLVGRNRGTNNRAAGARGKVRDSGYLRRYMREAAQVARRIDVSVMDRMVERLVGLREAGGRLFLCGVGGSAGNCSHAVNDFRKLAGIEAYSPVDNVSELTARTNDEGWRTVFSAWLGVSHAGPRDVLFVLSVGGGSVEPQVSLNLVDAIEEAKRRRMDVLGIVGRDGGHTSRRGDIVLIVPTVNAESVTPYTESFQSVVWHAMVCDPRLAIAGNRWESESKSASREAGGASVGAAP, encoded by the coding sequence ATGCTCGTAGGCCGCAACCGGGGCACGAACAACCGCGCCGCGGGCGCACGAGGGAAGGTCCGCGATTCCGGATATCTCCGGCGCTATATGCGGGAGGCTGCGCAGGTGGCCCGCCGAATCGACGTTTCCGTGATGGATCGCATGGTGGAACGCCTGGTGGGACTTCGCGAAGCGGGTGGACGCCTTTTCTTGTGCGGTGTCGGCGGGAGTGCGGGAAACTGCAGTCACGCCGTGAACGATTTCCGAAAGTTGGCCGGAATCGAAGCCTATTCGCCCGTGGACAACGTTTCCGAATTGACGGCGAGGACCAATGACGAGGGGTGGCGGACCGTCTTTTCCGCGTGGCTGGGCGTGAGTCACGCCGGCCCGCGGGATGTCCTCTTTGTCCTTTCGGTGGGGGGAGGGAGCGTGGAACCTCAAGTCAGCTTGAACCTGGTGGACGCCATCGAGGAGGCCAAGCGACGCCGGATGGACGTCCTGGGCATCGTCGGACGCGACGGCGGCCACACGTCGAGGCGGGGGGACATCGTTTTGATTGTCCCAACGGTCAACGCTGAGAGCGTGACGCCCTACACGGAGTCGTTCCAGTCCGTGGTGTGGCACGCCATGGTTTGCGATCCGCGCCTCGCGATCGCGGGGAACAGGTGGGAGTCCGAGTCGAAATCCGCCTCCAGGGAGGCGGGGGGCGCCTCGGTGGGAGCGGCGCCATGA